Part of the Mycolicibacterium mageritense genome is shown below.
AGCTGCCGCCCCGGAAATCCGGATCCTCGTCGCCGATCGCGGTCGAACTGACTGCCAGTGCGCCACCGGGGTTCTCGGTCCCGTCGACGAATCCGAGCAGATCGCGGTTGTCGAAGAAGCGGAACCCGTGCACCTCGTCGACCACGGTGATCGCACCGGCCATCGCCTTGTGCACGTGGTCGGCCAGCGCGAAACAGACGTCCATGGTTTCGGCCCGGATGTGGAACAAGAGGTCACCCGGCGTGGCCGGGGCGCGATGCCGGGGACCGTCGAGTGCGACGAACGGGTGCAGCTCGGCCGGACGCGGCCCGCTGAACAGTCGATCCCAGGCAGCCGAGCCGATCGAGGTGACCAGCGACAGCTGCTTGGCCGGGTCGCGGAACCCGACAGACCGGACCAGGCCGGACAAATCGCCGAGCGCGTCGTGCACGGCCCCTTCCCCGCCGGCATCGACGGTCGCCACCAGAAAGATCGCCGCGCGCGTCAGCGGCGCGAGCACGGGCTGCGGCACAGGTTTCGCCGTTGCCATTTGCCTCCTTGTTCGTCGAGCCGTAGCGGGCTATGACACGAGTGCTGCTTGCACGTCGTAACCGGCCGAGGACAGCACTTTCGCGAGACTCTCGTAGCTTCCCCAGTCGACAACCTTCGATGCCTTCTTGTGGGCCCTCGTGAATGCGGTGTCGAGGTGGCCGGCGTGGTGGTCGTCGACGATCGCCATGATGGCCGCCGATCCGCAGCTCAGAAACCTCTCGAGATCCTCACGCAGCTTCTTCTCGTCATGCTGCTGCACGAGCTCGTGGAGTCCGCCGCCGACCGCCGCGCCGAGAGTTGTCATCAGCAACAGCGCGGGAGAGAACAACCCCACAGCGAGTCCCCCGGCCGCGCCCAGGCCCAGATCGCGGCGCGCCCGCCGCGAATCATGTTCCTTCACTTCGACGTCCCCGTAGCCGTTACGGGTGGCCAGCACCGTCGCCCGGACGTTGACGTCCTTCAGCGTTTCGAGGGCCTCGAGGTCAGCGGTCGCGGCGACGGCGTTGACATCGTCCGGATAACTCGCGACGTACAGCAGGAGGCTATGGCTGGACACCTCGCGACAGTAGTTTTGCGGTACCGCCCTGTCGAGGCACGAGCGCGATGTTTGGCCGCCGCAACATTGCGGATTGTGTGGGGCGCCAACTCTTCTTCCCGACCTGCCGTGCCGACGTACGCTCGGAAGATGAGCAACAAGAACGAACGCGAGGAAGCGATCGAGAAGCTGCAGGAGCGCCGCGAGGAAGAGCGCGAGCGTCTGGAGAAGGAAGAAGAGCGTCGACTCCGCTAGGTGTTCTACGCCTACGTGATTCGCGGATCGTCAGGCTTGACTTTGCACTGCACCATCGCATCGGCCCGGTCTGGGTCGCTGGTCAGCCGCTCATGACCGAGTAGAACCGCCGCGGGCCGCACGACCGTGCCGGCACCGCAGCCGATCCACTGCACCGTCACGCCCTGCGGGTCAGCGGTCGGCTGGGTGATGGCACCTTCGGTCGCCACGTCCACGGGGGCCACGTGGTAGGTACGGATGTTCTCGGATACCCCGTCGACACTCGTCACGTCATAGGCGAATATCGCCACCCGTTCACCTTCGGCAGGATGCCCGGCCGGCCACGGATCATCGGCCATCCCACCGGATGGATTTCCGATTGTCTTCGCGGTGATGGTCGCGTCGCCCATGCTCTCCCCGATTCGGTCGCCTGCTG
Proteins encoded:
- a CDS encoding Dyp-type peroxidase; amino-acid sequence: MATAKPVPQPVLAPLTRAAIFLVATVDAGGEGAVHDALGDLSGLVRSVGFRDPAKQLSLVTSIGSAAWDRLFSGPRPAELHPFVALDGPRHRAPATPGDLLFHIRAETMDVCFALADHVHKAMAGAITVVDEVHGFRFFDNRDLLGFVDGTENPGGALAVSSTAIGDEDPDFRGGSYVHVQKYLHDMAGWDALSVTEQERAFGRTKLDDIEFPDVDKPPNSHLALNVITDADGTELKIVRHNMPFGEVGRAEAGTYYIAYARTPTVTERMLRNMFLGDPPGNTDRILDFSTAVTGGLFFSPTVDFLDDPPPLPGHGAPAAGLTIGSLKGTPQ